Within Cotesia glomerata isolate CgM1 unplaced genomic scaffold, MPM_Cglom_v2.3 scaffold_130, whole genome shotgun sequence, the genomic segment TCTAGCATAAGTGAAAATGTGTGTGTTCGAATCGACTACGATATTTAATCTTCTCAAAGCTAATAGTTGATCCATAGATAATGATTTCATTAAAGTTTTTCGACCTAGTATTTTACATTCTTTTACGGTATTGTTTTTAACTAATTTGTAATTCATTAAacgatctaaataatttttttgttgatagcttaaatcatttttacacAAATTATACAGTCGATCAATCACACATTTTAATCTAAATGAGTCACAAATTTGTATAATAACTCCATTAGGACTTTTCACACAATTTTCTAAAGTCTGGTTGAAATCCTCGTAAATAAATGCACTATGAGTCCAGAGAGGGCCCCAATTTTCAACGCTGATAGCTAAATGAGTTAATAAATGAACATTAAAACTCATGAATTTTTCTCCGTATAACTCTTGAACTCCCTGAACAAACTTTTGTAAGCATTGATTGGCATAAGTTAACTCCGATTTCATTATTGATCGTTTGATGAGTATTGATATTCCATCAACTAACAACGCCCAATGATCAACATATGTTTTTGAAAAGTATATTTTAAGTAGAGGCAAACTGTATGCCAAAAGAAAGATAATCCACTCGTGAGCTTTCCAATGAGTACGATCTGTTAAAGGTCTTGGTGTCCGGGAAAAATATGACGTTGGTAGAAATGATGTAATGAAGGAGTTTGCCGATTCCAGAATGTctccaaaataaaatttttcatctttgtTTAATGAGCTAAACCATAAATCTGCAAATTGACGGACAACTCCTAGTCCAACGCAGTGCATCCAGTCGAcatctaaattataaataatattgtaatttggAATTTCACATAAGatggataattttttaactcctTTTCGATCTTCGacgttttttttcttagcatgAGTTAAAGTTTGGTTGTGAGTTCTTAGTCCTTCACCGAAGAAATTTCCATTTACGATTGGATAAGCTCGGGTGAATCCATTACCTTTACTAACTCTTTTCCCTGGATGTAAGCATAGACCACATCCGTACTCTCCATTAAATTGTTTCACACATTGTACAAGAGGACGAGCAACCGAGTCGCATACACCCATCAAGGTTACAACTCTTTTGCGATATATTTGAcctttatataaatatgtgaaaCCTTTGTCAAGAAGTTTCTTTGCTTCATCTGTAAACGGCCTCAAATATCCGTTCATATCTTTTGGTTTACCGGAACCAAACCAGATGCTAGAGAGCATAATATGATTTCTTCGTTCAAATGGATTAAGCTCGTTAATCGAGCAAAGTACAGGGTAAATCGAGGTATTTGAACTCTCAAAAATAGGAGCTCCATCGACGCTGTAATTGATTGAAATCATATCATCGTGTATTACTTGTTTCTTGTACATTTTTCCGTCAAAAATGTCTTCTATagcatatttattttctttcctTCGGCTCAAAGAATACAAGTTATGGGCATCAGTAGTTTCAAATAATTCGCGTAATTGATCGGTTAAAGGTAGATGTAAAAATGAACCTTCATTAGACTTAGGATCGAATTTagttaaacaattattacaattacttGAACAGTTACTTTCACTACCTAAATAATTTCCACATTGAATACAAATATAGTGAGTTGTAATATTGTGCGAATAACGATCAATAATTGTTTTCCAATAATATTTAGAAGTCTTAGCACCCGCAGTTGTTgagaaaatattaagtaaattaGCGATATCTTGTGCAACTGTATGAGTAATATTTCTTCGCCATTTAATAGCCATGACAAGAAGATTATTAATAAGATGATGTTTTGGTATGGTTCTTGGGTTAGATGCAAGATTGTTTGGAAGATCATTATTTGTTCTGTTTGCGTACTCATCAATAACTATAATATCGATATTGTTGGAAGATTCTTGATCATTCGGCGGGGTTTCTTGATAatcctttaaaaaatatatacatttacTAATATAGTGACTTGTGAAAAAGTTTATCAAAtatagaaaaagaaaaaaactacAGAACTGATGAttataacatttataaaaCGACTGATATATCCCaatattgcaaaaatttttaaatatttaattaatgtattatCCATTAATCAGCAATATTAATagtataaaaagttttataataaaagacAGAAGACAGAATATCACTATGATTGGTGTCAACTCAATTTAAAtcaaatcattaatatttaaaaatataatttttcaattttcgaaAGTAAACTTGACAAATTTGATTAAACAAATGAATTCAGTTGAAGACAATCTAAAGATTTGTGATATCACAACAAAAAGTCATTCCAATTAGTCTGTTTTACAGTTGcaaacttaaaaaatcaattgtaTAGTAATATCTACATGATAATTGTACCAATAAAAAAGCTGTGTTATAATGAAAGTTGACAGTAAGGTTCACAACGACTCCAGTTGACTTACGAGTCTGTGAGAAATCACTCCCAAGGTAAAAAAGctcctaaaataatttttgaggtTTAAAGTTCTATGAAATTCATATGTGAATCACGAAAAAAGCTGTGATTTGATTCTAAAGTGTGCATTCTCTGAATAcaactttttatttactctttaaaaataaaatatatgaattttCCTTGAAAGAGCCTATATTTacttacttaattaaattttcattaatttatgttTGAAGTAATTATAgctgaaatatattttaaaaattatcaaattatgaTTACCATTTTAATAGGTTCTAATGCTTCGGCAATTCCAACATTATCTGACAAACTTTCCTTACAATTTTGTTCCCCATTAGTTAAGTCTTTAATCTCGGTGATTGTTTTACTACCATGATTTTCTGATTGCAACGGAACCGACTGTATTTGTGTTGGTATAATTTGTCTATAAtcacattatttattatttaataacaaatttatacaaaatatgTGAAATTACCGCTAATTTTTTCTCAAGTTCtgcatttaattaaaagaattacAATCTACAAGTTGCTATAAGCCATACTCACTGACTCTTTTCTCGTTTTACACGCCAATCATATTTTGTTCGTTTTGGAATAGTCATTACACTTCCAaaagtattatattttttgtatggACCTCGCCTTTTTTTTCTGCTTGCtatttttacgtttttttgattatctccaactttttttttcaccgaCATCTTAATAATGCAGATTTCTTAGTTTGACAAACAACTACCGATACCCACTACTGATATTCAATACGAAGTATTCTTCTGTTTACAAGTGAAGTGagcgttaattttttaaatgaacatcaattttcataacaaCTTACGTCTGACAGCTGTCATAAAACTGTAGTTAAactaattacattaatttccatttgtgaattaatttatcttatattaattataggTGTCttcatattaatatattaaatatttattgttcaaGTCTGCAGttatttcgtaaaatttatcaattaattagatagcttgtaattaaataagttttgcATAGTTTAAGGAATGAATGcggttgaattaaaaaaaatatttgcccTCGTGCAATGGGTTGGAGGGAAATTTGACAAAACATACACTCCAGGCATTCCAATAGAGTGGATTCGTGATTTTGATGTCAAAAATTTCAGTCCATTGGAAGACGAAGAGACTTATTTAATTGAATGGCGTCACAATAAACCAATCAGACCAAAAAATGgatggaaaatttttgatgCACGTGTTCTAAAAATATCTcgtaaatattcatttatctacagtcattattttattcacagactatttattaacagtttaattatttagaggttatttattgataatttattgactgatattttatttcatttaaagaCAATATAAAAGCATTGAACAACGAAGCCACTCTGTTGGAAGGCACCATTACTCcgttaaaaagtaaaaaaaatcaagaaacttCCTCAAAAAAACGTAATTTCGAGAATGGGTCCGATGATACAGAGGTTGGAGCATCTACTTCAAATCATTCAGTAATATTTTTGTCATttactttgaaaaataaaaacggtACTATCGGCCaagcttttatttttatataataataatttacagtcaagtaaaaaattgaagcAAGGATCAAAagctgcaaaaaaaaataagaaggcTGCAGATGAAAGAAATATTCCTTGCCAAGTAAGATAGTTTTTCTAGTTTAATCAcagtttcattttattaatcatattgTCTTTTGTATGTTATAATGAGGTTATTGAGGATAGTTATGTTTCGAGTGGTGATGATGAGATTCCTGAAGTTATTCAGCAGAATGATCCAAATGATGTTCCTGTCAACCATCAAAATGATCgtagtataaattatttcataaacATATGTTCTTTCagaattataaatgattttattttttttaacttcccgctaagaaaatttaaaatcttaaaaattcgggaagttattagTTTTACTCCATTTTGCGAAAATGGAGTTAACATAACATCTTGACGCTTTGAgtttcgtttttttaaataaacaaggatcattttttaactcccccccaaaaaaatcgaagattaTCACAAAtaaaactgttaaaaaaattctttttgaatcatttttaaatggcttaTTGGATCAACTTTAAAATCTAATCTACTCTTCACCATGGAAAATCACGTCGctcgccgctaatccggtcaaaatcagttgattcaaactttaagattttttatgaggcttaaGAAACTGCGTTGAATACCGCTacccacgtgaaaatcggtttattcatgcGAAaattattgcgatttgaaaattcaaagaatTGTGTTTCATCAAACTGCTATTGGAGtattgagctcgaagagctcaacatgatacaaaaatcatatttctGAACTCGAAGAGATTAAAAACGTAAtatgcaattttgagcgcttaagtacaaaatgagcgggaagttgcagggatggtcttcagtgtcaaccgtcgtcctaattttttttttcaagaaacaagactaagtttttttttttttttttttttttaaataaccgagactccttttttttttaaataaccgagactccgtttttttttttttttttaaataaacgagACTCCGTTTTTCTCAATAAACGAGACTCCGTTTTTTTCAGTAAACAGGACTCcgtttttttacaataaacgggatttcgtttttttttacaataaacgagactatttttttttttttttacaataaacagaactacgttttttttttttttataataaacgagactccgtttttttaaataaacgagACTCTtgagttcttcgagctcaaaagcatagaacagcaattttttgagctcggagagatCCAAATAAGGAAGAGTTCATATTTTAGAGCtggaaaagctcaaaaacacCGTGAAAAGCTAAATTTTGACCGTTTACGTATCGAAATAGGTACaaacatacagacaccgtcgtaaaaatagtcacaGCGAAcattcctaggacctcaaaacgtcgcgATCAAATGAAActtcgatttttgcaaaacggagtaaaaccaataacttgattttcaattttctt encodes:
- the LOC123273770 gene encoding uncharacterized protein LOC123273770, whose translation is MSVKKKVGDNQKNVKIASRKKRRGPYKKYNTFGSVMTIPKRTKYDWRVKREKSQQIIPTQIQSVPLQSENHGSKTITEIKDLTNGEQNCKESLSDNVGIAEALEPIKMDYQETPPNDQESSNNIDIIVIDEYANRTNNDLPNNLASNPRTIPKHHLINNLLVMAIKWRRNITHTVAQDIANLLNIFSTTAGAKTSKYYWKTIIDRYSHNITTHYICIQCGNYLGSESNCSSNCNNCLTKFDPKSNEGSFLHLPLTDQLRELFETTDAHNLYSLSRRKENKYAIEDIFDGKMYKKQVIHDDMISINYSVDGAPIFESSNTSIYPVLCSINELNPFERRNHIMLSSIWFGSGKPKDMNGYLRPFTDEAKKLLDKGFTYLYKGQIYRKRVVTLMGVCDSVARPLVQCVKQFNGEYGCGLCLHPGKRVSKGNGFTRAYPIVNGNFFGEGLRTHNQTLTHAKKKNVEDRKGVKKLSILCEIPNYNIIYNLDVDWMHCVGLGVVRQFADLWFSSLNKDEKFYFGDILESANSFITSFLPTSYFSRTPRPLTDRTHWKAHEWIIFLLAYSLPLLKIYFSKTYVDHWALLVDGISILIKRSIMKSELTYANQCLQKFVQGVQELYGEKFMSFNVHLLTHLAISVENWGPLWTHSAFIYEDFNQTLENCVKSPNGVIIQICDSFRLKCVIDRLYNLCKNDLSYQQKNYLDRLMNYKLVKNNTVKECKILGRKTLMKSLSMDQLLALRRLNIVVDSNTHIFTYARCKIHREIVTSAKYKREKKRINFNVMLTNGKIFEIQHFLNLKTRSGEDNYLIGYYYVIKNNESFIHGRKLSHFIVLDKKIPILAAVKVEMIKEKVMIFKMSKLKLIVAYVHVCSSELLT
- the LOC123273769 gene encoding uncharacterized protein LOC123273769, whose product is MNAVELKKIFALVQWVGGKFDKTYTPGIPIEWIRDFDVKNFSPLEDEETYLIEWRHNKPIRPKNGWKIFDARVLKISHNIKALNNEATLLEGTITPLKSKKNQETSSKKRNFENGSDDTEVGASTSNHSSSKKLKQGSKAAKKNKKAADERNIPCQVIEDSYVSSGDDEIPEVIQQNDPNDVPVNHQNDRNNEMIMNKLSELCAEVKDIKQTQAVLIQAQNNRPNHHGDENEPVEIGHQGSNVFIPRKQWETADSRDTFQGMGRSLVAALFPDEILLASNLRGGASKINKDAPVRPALDQNVIKAIEEAVMNKFPRNYKRALFGMAINNMLEEKRRKNRAVAEPDEVEEEVQ